The Amycolatopsis solani genome segment CGCAGGATCGTCGCCGCCAGCCACAGCGCGGCCGCCGGGTCTGCCGGTTTCGGCACCGCCGCCCACGCCGCCGCCAGCGGGCGGCCACCGAACTCGCACGCCTCGACCGCGCACCAGAGCAGTGCGGCCAGTTCCGGATCCGCGGGCACCACCGCCGAGACCGCCTCGAGCCGCGACTCGACGACGTCCGCGGGCGAGGCGAACGACCACGCGTCCGGCAGCGCCCGCGCCACCATCGCCGGGGCGAAGCCGAACAGCACCGCCGCCGCCGGCTCCGGGCCGATCGGGCCCAGCGGCGCCAGGCGGCCCGCGAAGTAACCCATCCAGTAGCCGCGCAACCCTGCCGCCTTGGCCGCCGCCGCGGTCTCGGGCGCGAAGTAGACGACGGCGTGCAACGGTTCCACGGCTGCCCAGAGCCGGCGTGCGGTCATGCTGCTCCTCACGGGTCAGCTTGCACGGTAACCCGTCCGGCGGAATCAGCCCCACGCCACCGGCAGCTCCCGGACCCCGTACACCAGCGTGTTGTGCTTGAACGCCAACGACTCCCGCGGCACCGCCAACCGCAGATCCGGCACCCGGCGGAACAACCGCGTCAACGCCTCCTGCAGCTCCACCCGCGCCAGCTGCTGGCCGATGCACTGGTGCGCGCCGAAGCCGAACGCGACGTGCGTGCGCGGCGACTCGCGGCCGAAGTCCAGCTTGTCCGCGCCCGGGAACAGCTCTTCGTCCCGGTTCGCCGAGTTCAGCGCCGCGACCAGCCACTCCCCCGCCTTCACCCGGCGCCCGCCGACCTCGACGTCCGCGGTCGCGTACCGCAGCACCCCGAACTGCACGACCGACAGGTACCGCAGCAGCTCCTCGACCGCCCGCTCCGGCTCGGCGAGCACGGCGTCGCGCTGCGCGGGCTGCTCCATGAGCACCAGCGCGCTGAGCGCGATCATGTTCGCCGTCGTCTCGTGCCCCGCCACCAGCAGGCTGAGCCCGAGCACGACGAGCTCCTCCATCGACAGCGGGTCGCCGTCCGCCTCGCCGCGGGAAATCAGCCTGCTGAACAGGTCGTCCTGCGGATTCTTCCGCTTGTCGGTGAACAACTCGGCCAGGAACGTGGAAAGTTCGTCGTACGCCTGCTTCCCCTCTTCGGGAGTGGCGTCGGTGCTGACCAGCAAGCCGCTCTGCCGCTGGAACCGCGAACGGTCCGCGTACGGCACGCCGAGCAGCTCGCAGATCACCAGCGACGGGATGGGCAACGCGAAGTCCGCCACCAGGTCCGCGCCACCCGGCTTCGCCAGCATCGCGTCGAGGTGGCTTTCCACCAGCTCCTGGACATAGCCGCGCATCGCTTCCACGCGCCGCACGGTGAACTCCGCGATCACCTTCTTGCGCAGCCGCGAGTGCTCGGCGCCGTCGAGCTGGATGATGGAGCCCGGGCTGACCTCCTCGTCGAGGTCGGCGTTCGGGTTGACGTGCACCGAGGACGCGCCCCGCGAGCTCAGCGCGCGGTCGGCGAGCACCGCGCGGACGTCGCGGTAGCGCGTCACCAGCCAGGCGTCCATCCCGGCCGGGCAGCTGACCTGCGACGTCGGCGCGGTTTCCCGCAGCTCGGCGTAGCTCTCGGGTGGGTCGAACGGGCATCCGGCCGGTCGCGTCGTCGGGAGGGCCGGGGTTGCGGATGCTGCCGTCACAGCGGATCACACCTCTCTTCCGGTGGAGTGCTCTCCCTTCCACCATGGAGAGAACCGGCGCCCCCGTGGGACTTCCGGCCGGCTTGCGACCCGGATGGCCTAGCGGGCCCCGTACGCGCCACCGTTCACGTGCACGACCTGCCCGGTGACGTGGCCGGCCCCCGGCGAGGCCAGGAACACGACCGTTTCCGCGACCTCGTCCGGCGTGCCGGCCCGCTTGTCGAAGGCGACGGCGACCCGCGCGTCGATCCACTCTTCGGAAACCGTGCCGTGGAAGAACTCCGTGTCGAGCGTGACGCCCGGCGCCACGACGTTGGCCGAGCCGGCGCGGCCGAGCTGCCGCGCGAGGTCGGTGTTCCACGCCTCGATCGCGGCCTTCGCCGCGCCGTACGAACCGGAACCCTGCTTCGCCGCGATGGAGCCGAGGGTCACCACGCGCGCGTTGTCCGCGAAGCGCGGCTTCAGCGCGGCCGTCACCAGGACCGCGGAGACGACGTTGGCCTCGAAGTTCGCGCGCCACGCGTCGGCCAGCCCGGCCAGGTCGCCGGGCGCGGGTGCTTCGCGGACCCGGTCGGTGTTGCCGCCGGCGTTGTTGACCAGGACGTCGACCCGGCCCGGCAGCTCGGCCAGCGCCGCCTGAACGGCCGCCGGATCGCTCGCGTCGAAGGCCACCGCCCGCGCGCCGATCCGTTCGGCCGCGGCTTCGAGCACGTCCTTGCGGCGCCCGGTGACGGTGACCTTCTCACCCGCCGCCGCGAACCGGGCGGCGATCGCCAGCCCGATGCCGGTGCCGCCGCCGGTGACCACGATTTCCCGCTGTTCTCCCATGCCGCCATCTTCACCGAGGAAAGCGCTTACCCACCAGTGGAATCCCGCCGACCGGGACACCACGACCTATTCGTCAGGAAAGTTTACGAAGGGGCTTGACGCGCCGCCCCCGCCCGGCGAACCTGGGAGCCACGCCGCAGTCATCGTCCGCCCAGTCCTCCCGGAGGCAGCATGACCCGGCGCGCGCTCGTGCTCGTCGCGACCCTGATCCTCGCCCTGCTCACCACGACCGGCGGCCCGGCGAACGCGGCCACCACACAGCCCACCTTCCTCACCTTCTACGGCTGGTGGGACAACACCCCGCCCGGCGGCGACATCTCGTACCCGCGGATCCACGACACCGCGGGCGGCAAGGGCAGCTACGCCGACCCGATCACGTTCGCCACCAGCAGCGACGAACTGAAGCCCGGCACCAAGGTCTGGGTGCCGCGGGTCAAGAAGTACTTCATCATGGAGGACGGCTGCGACGAGTGTTCCGACGACTGGAACAGCCAGGGCCCGAACGGCGGTCCCGGGCTGCGCCACATCGACCTCTGGCTCGGCGGCCAGGGCGGCAGCGCCTTCGACGCGATCGACTGCGAAGACGCGCTCACGCACTACAACCCCGACAACACGCCGGTGACGGAGCCGGTCGTCGTCGACCCGCCGTCGGACGAGCCGTACGACGCGACGCCGATCTTCAACACCAGCACCGGTGAGTGCTGGGGTGGCGCGCAGCCGAACACCACCGTCGGCCAGTACCGGAACGACTCCACCGGCACCTGCCTGGAAGCACCGAGCAGCGGCACCACGCTGAAAGTGGCCGCCTGCACCGGAAGCACCGCCCAGCGGTTCACCTTCCACGGCGCATTCCTCGTGACCGACGACAAGTGCGCGGGCATCTCGGGCAGCTCGATCGTGCTGCAGACCTGCACCGGCGGACCGGCCCAGCAGTGGTCGATCAACCCGGACGGCACCATTTCCGACATCCAGACGAGCAAGAAGTGCTTCCGCGCCTCGGGCACCACGCTCACCGCGGGCAGCTGCTCCGGGACGCAGGCGCGGTGGACGTTCACCGCGGCCGGCAGCAGCTCGGGCCTCAGCGTGGCACCGTCGTCGGTGACGGTCGCGCCGGGTGCTTCGGCGACGGCCACCGTCACGGCCACGGACGCCGTCGCGCTGTCCGCGAGCGGCGCGCCGGCGGGGGTCAGCGTGTCCTTCGCCCCGGCGTCGGTGCCGGCCGGCGGGACCTCGACGGTCACGGTCGCGGCGGCCGCGAACGCCGCACCCGGCTCGGCGACGGTCACGATCACCGGCGGGACCAGGACCGTTTCGCTGGGCGTGACGGTCACCGGCACCGAAACCCTGCTTTCGCAAGGAAAAACCGCGACGGCGTCGTCCACGGAGTCGTCGTCCTACCCGGCGAGCGCGGCCTTCGACGGCAACCTGACGAGTACGCGCTGGGCGTCCAAAGAGGGCTCCGCGAGCGAGTGGCTGCGCGTCGACCTCGGCGCCGCGAAGGCGATCTCGCACGTCAAGCTGAGCTGGGAAGCCGCGTACGGGAAGGCGTACCGCATCCAGACGTCCGCCGACGGCTCGACGTGGACGACGATCTACAGCACGACCACCGGCAACGGCGGCGCGGACGACCTCACCGGCCTGACCGGCAGCGGCCGGTACGTGCGGATGGACGGCGTCACGCGCGGCACGTCGTACGGCTACTCGCTGTACGAGATGCAGGTGTACGGCCCGGCCTGAGTTGCCGGATCGGCAACACGATTTGCCTTCTCGGCGACATCCTCCGCATGCTGGGGACGTCACCGAGGAGGAACCATGTCCCACGCGCACGACCAGCCGATGATCGTCGAGAACATGCTCAAGCAGGAGTTCTGGGAGCAGATGTACCAGCGCGACGAGCACCGGATCTGGAGCGGGAACGTCAACGTCAACCTCAGCACCGAGGTCGACGGGCTGAAACCCGGGCACGCCCTCGACCTCGGCTGCGGCGAGGGCGGCGACGCGATCTGGCTGGCCAAGGCGGGCTGGACGGTCGACGGCGCCGACATCTCGACCGTCGCGCTCGCCCGCGCGGAAGAAGCGGCGGCGGAAGCGGGGGTGACCGTCCGCTGGCTGCACCGCGACATCCTGAAGTGGCAGCCCGAGGAGCAGTACGACCTGATTTCCGCGCAGTACATGCACCTGCCGCCGGCACTGCGCCGCGACGTCTTCACCGCGGCCGCGGCGGCGATCAAGCCCGGCGGCTCGCTGCTGGTCGTCGGGCACTCGCCGAAGGCCATGCGCGAGTTCGACGGCCAGAAGCCCCCGGAGGAGCTGTACTTCGAGCCGGAGGAGATCACGACGTTCCTGGGCGACCCGTGGAAGTGGGTCGTCGAGACGTGCGAGACGCGCGGCGAAGGCCACCACACCGACGCCGTCTACCGCGCGAAGCGGTTGGAGGCATGAGAAAGGGCCCCTTTCCCGCGCCCTCGACGCGCGTGAAAGGGGCCCTTCCGGCTATCAGGCGAGCTCGAGGCCGTACGCCTGCAGCTCCAGGGTGAGCGGGTAGAAGTAGCTGGTCACGGTGTCGCCGCCGGACAGCGTGCCCAGACCCTTCGAACCGTCGTACGCCGGGCCACCGGAGTCACCGTGGTCGGTGTGCGCGGTGGTGCCGAACTCGTGGTTGAGCACGCCGACGTCGAAGTTGACCGACTCGTCGACCGAGGTGACCTCGCCGCTGCCACCACCGGTGGTCGAGCCCTGCTTCTGGATCTGCTCGCCGACGGTCGGCTCGGCGGCACTGGTGATCGCCTGACCGGTGTTGATCTCGCCGGGGCCGGAGCCGTTCGGACGGGTCAGCAGGCCGGAGTCGGCGCCCGGGCAGTCGCTTTCGACGACCTCGGCCCCGGAGACGTCCCCGCCGGACCAGGTGCCGCCCAGGTTGGTGCAGTGGCCCGCGGTGAGCAGGAACGGCTCGCCGCCCTTGGTCACGTTGAAGCCGAGCGAGCAGCGGCCCTGGCTGTTCTGGATGGCGTCGCCGTCGGCGATGTGCAGCTCGAGCTTGCCGGTCCGGTGCTCGACGCGAACGCTGTCGCCGTACTTCGCGGCGGCGGCGGCCACCTTGTCGGCGGTGGTCTTGCTGGCCGCGTCGTAGACCTTGACCACGACCTGGTTGGTCTTGGTGTCGATGCCCCACGCGGTCTGCGGCACGTTCTTCACCGCGTCCAGCTGGTTCTTGACACCGGTCAGCGCGGCGAAGGTGTGC includes the following:
- a CDS encoding SAM-dependent methyltransferase, coding for MSHAHDQPMIVENMLKQEFWEQMYQRDEHRIWSGNVNVNLSTEVDGLKPGHALDLGCGEGGDAIWLAKAGWTVDGADISTVALARAEEAAAEAGVTVRWLHRDILKWQPEEQYDLISAQYMHLPPALRRDVFTAAAAAIKPGGSLLVVGHSPKAMREFDGQKPPEELYFEPEEITTFLGDPWKWVVETCETRGEGHHTDAVYRAKRLEA
- a CDS encoding S1 family peptidase, giving the protein MTPRKTALKTFAVLSAAALTSGVCASAATASPLAFAEMQAHAITGATQVAQTLGAASGGVYLENGKAVVNVVDDAALQKVQAAGLSAKKVKHTFAALTGVKNQLDAVKNVPQTAWGIDTKTNQVVVKVYDAASKTTADKVAAAAAKYGDSVRVEHRTGKLELHIADGDAIQNSQGRCSLGFNVTKGGEPFLLTAGHCTNLGGTWSGGDVSGAEVVESDCPGADSGLLTRPNGSGPGEINTGQAITSAAEPTVGEQIQKQGSTTGGGSGEVTSVDESVNFDVGVLNHEFGTTAHTDHGDSGGPAYDGSKGLGTLSGGDTVTSYFYPLTLELQAYGLELA
- a CDS encoding discoidin domain-containing protein produces the protein MTRRALVLVATLILALLTTTGGPANAATTQPTFLTFYGWWDNTPPGGDISYPRIHDTAGGKGSYADPITFATSSDELKPGTKVWVPRVKKYFIMEDGCDECSDDWNSQGPNGGPGLRHIDLWLGGQGGSAFDAIDCEDALTHYNPDNTPVTEPVVVDPPSDEPYDATPIFNTSTGECWGGAQPNTTVGQYRNDSTGTCLEAPSSGTTLKVAACTGSTAQRFTFHGAFLVTDDKCAGISGSSIVLQTCTGGPAQQWSINPDGTISDIQTSKKCFRASGTTLTAGSCSGTQARWTFTAAGSSSGLSVAPSSVTVAPGASATATVTATDAVALSASGAPAGVSVSFAPASVPAGGTSTVTVAAAANAAPGSATVTITGGTRTVSLGVTVTGTETLLSQGKTATASSTESSSYPASAAFDGNLTSTRWASKEGSASEWLRVDLGAAKAISHVKLSWEAAYGKAYRIQTSADGSTWTTIYSTTTGNGGADDLTGLTGSGRYVRMDGVTRGTSYGYSLYEMQVYGPA
- a CDS encoding SDR family oxidoreductase, whose translation is MGEQREIVVTGGGTGIGLAIAARFAAAGEKVTVTGRRKDVLEAAAERIGARAVAFDASDPAAVQAALAELPGRVDVLVNNAGGNTDRVREAPAPGDLAGLADAWRANFEANVVSAVLVTAALKPRFADNARVVTLGSIAAKQGSGSYGAAKAAIEAWNTDLARQLGRAGSANVVAPGVTLDTEFFHGTVSEEWIDARVAVAFDKRAGTPDEVAETVVFLASPGAGHVTGQVVHVNGGAYGAR
- a CDS encoding SCO6745 family protein, which gives rise to MTARRLWAAVEPLHAVVYFAPETAAAAKAAGLRGYWMGYFAGRLAPLGPIGPEPAAAVLFGFAPAMVARALPDAWSFASPADVVESRLEAVSAVVPADPELAALLWCAVEACEFGGRPLAAAWAAVPKPADPAAALWLAATILREHRGDGHVLAAVHAGLSGLETTLTHIGDGVIGRADVQPHRGWSDEQWDAAVDRLRTRGVLDAAGRLTEAGRELRRRVEADTDRLAAAPVEALGDDLARVLELAVPLSRAVIDSGVVPVPNPMGVPRP
- a CDS encoding cytochrome P450, giving the protein MTAASATPALPTTRPAGCPFDPPESYAELRETAPTSQVSCPAGMDAWLVTRYRDVRAVLADRALSSRGASSVHVNPNADLDEEVSPGSIIQLDGAEHSRLRKKVIAEFTVRRVEAMRGYVQELVESHLDAMLAKPGGADLVADFALPIPSLVICELLGVPYADRSRFQRQSGLLVSTDATPEEGKQAYDELSTFLAELFTDKRKNPQDDLFSRLISRGEADGDPLSMEELVVLGLSLLVAGHETTANMIALSALVLMEQPAQRDAVLAEPERAVEELLRYLSVVQFGVLRYATADVEVGGRRVKAGEWLVAALNSANRDEELFPGADKLDFGRESPRTHVAFGFGAHQCIGQQLARVELQEALTRLFRRVPDLRLAVPRESLAFKHNTLVYGVRELPVAWG